The sequence TTACCATAGTCACAGACTCGGCTGATACAAGGCGTTACATGAAGTCGATTTTCAGCCAGTATTGTCAAGTTGTTGAAGCGCGGGATGGCCAAGAAGCGTTAGAGCTCTGTCAGAAGCGGATGCCTGATTTAATAATCTCCGATGTTATGATGCCTCGCGTGAgcgtttttttttttgctcTTTTGGCAGTCGTTGTTGTTGACCTTGCTGCGCCATATAGCTTAATGGTTTTGAACTCCTTGCGGCCTTGAAGAAATCCAAAGATCTCAATATGGTGCCCGTAATAATGTTGTGAGTCTCAATTTTCTGAAGTTCCAAATGCTTGCAGCCTGACCCCAGTAAAAGAACAGCTCGTGGAGCCGATGAGTCCAAAGTTAGTGGTATCATGGCCGGAGCTGAAGGTGAGTTCCTCACGGGTTGTTCCCCACCATGACATGCCTAACCGTGGAGCCTTAAGACTATCTCGCGAAACCATTCAATGCGCGAGAAATCGTTGCTCGTGCCCATATGCAGTACGTCTGAGTTAAATCGACAGCAACTGGAGTTTCCTGATACATTACAGATTGCAACTTGGCAAGAAGCGTAGACATTTTGAAGAAGCATTTGAGGAACGAACAGCAGAGCTTAGGGCTCTGGCAGAGTGTAGGTGGCATAAATATAAAAATATATTACTGCTGATCATTATTTGGTTGGATTCAGTCTCCCCTGTCGGTATCTTCCGAGCAGATCAGAATGGTAACATCACGTTTGCAAACAGCGCTTGGTGAGTCAAGTAAGACATATGCATATGGTTCGATGTCTTACACCTGGGGTATCAGGTATAAGATGTCAGGTTATCCGATGAATGAACCAGTCGTGGACTGGGTTGATGTTATTATTGCCCCACACGAGCGTGAGGCGGCTAGGGCGTTCTGGAAAAAAGCTTTGACCTCGCCGGAAAAGTCGTTGATGGGTGATTGGGAGTATACCAATGGCCGTTGGAGTGAGTTACTTTTCTATACCCATAGTTATATGCGCTGATGCCTGATCCCTTAAGTCACTGTGTAGGTACATCGTCCTGCTTTCGCATCTAACAACATCACAGAACAATTATTCGTTTAGATACTGTTTCCCACGGATCAGTCGGTCTCAAGGTACGCCAGAATAAACTTCCACTGCTTAGACACTAATTATACACCACAGGGGCTGCTTGGATGCGTTGTACGTTATATTACTATATAGTTTTCATGCGGTTGTAAAGCTCTCGCTAATTATCTGTTTTAACAGACGGACATCACGGAAAGGAAGGCCCATGAGGAGTCGCAACGCCGTCAGGTAATAGAAGCTGAGCAACGTAGACTGGATGCCGAGGAAGCCAAGCGACAACAGGAACTACTTATTGACATCACGTCGGGAGGCATTTTTACATCAGTTACTTTTTACTTCAACCAGTTGCTGATATTCATCTGAAGCCATGAAATTCGAAACCCTATCAGCAGTGTAATGCAGATAAGTCCTTTTCTACTATCCTTCACCTGCGACTGACATGTAGCGCTTCTTCACTGTTCATCTCTAGTCAAGACCAACCTTCTGTCCTTACAGGAACAGCTGCACATCGCTATCGCCCACCATTTACCCTTCACACCTACTCGTCAGTTGATGAACAACATCGAAGAGGACCTTGAAGCACTCGAAAGCATTTATCAATGTGGTCTTACTCAAGAGAGGATCAGTAATGATGTACTTTCCTTGGGAAGGATCCAGCTAGGTAAATCGTGAAAGCCCTACTTCTCTGCCTGTGTCACTGATTAGACCGGACCAGATATGCTTCAGATGTTTGACGTCGAATTCGACCTCACAAAAGAGGCTCAAAACATCATATCGATCTTCCAGAATGAAGCgagaatgaagagaatATCGCTTTCTCTCAAGACTGGGGATAATATTAAGAAGCTGGGGATTCGCCGCGTTAAGGCTGATTTGGTAAGACTTAACCAAATGTAAGTTAAATGCCTGGAGCCATCGAAGTTCAACCATTTACAACTGCAATAGCACCACAAATTTATTGTCCAACGCGATCCGTTTCACTTCCGCAAGCAGTGAGTCGCTGTGAACTAGGAGATTAAGGATCGACGCTAAATCCTTCATCAAAGCTATCCGACGTATCGAAGTTCGAACTGACATAAGCTTTGATCCACCTGAAGAAGGAACTTGTGCGGTAGCTAAAAACGTCCTTTCTCAACCATCTATACTTAAGGATGACGAGCCGGTATTCGTCTTTCTCGAAGGTAAAATTACATATATCCCGCAATAAAAAGATAAATGACTGATTAGTTTACCTTGACAGTCGCCGACACTGGTCCCGGTTTATCCAAAGACGAATGTCAAAAACTTTTCCAAAGATTCTCACAAGTCTCACGTATGTAGCTGGAAGACAAAAATAGCAATAGGACTGATATCTCGTTATGTAGCGAAAACTCACACCATCTTTGGTGGTTCTGGTCTTGGATTGTTTGTCTGTCGAAGTGGGTAAAAATGTCGTTTTCAAAGGTCCTATATCGCTAATCGTGACTTGACAGAATTGGCTGAATTGAGTAAACTCGTGTTAATTTATTAACTTAAATGTCAGACTGACAGTAGAATAGTGGGCGGCAGCATCGAAGTTGTCAGCGAAAGGGGTAAAGGCAGTGTATTTCGCTTCTACATCAAAGCCAAGGCTTGTCGGACGTCTCCTGCAACGAATAGTGGTCTTGAGGCCGAAATGAAGGCTCAGCGAAAGACAGCGCGATATTTTGGCTTAACTAGAAAACCTCACGTTTTGATTGTGGAAGATAACCTGATCAATCAAACTGTGCTGGCGAGGCAGTTGAAGCATTGCAATCTGACTTGCGACGGTCAGTAATGCAAGCCGTTTGGTGTATGGCACCCGCTGATGGCCCACAGTGGCAAGCAATGGCCAGGAAGCCCTCGAGAAGATCAGGAAAGCGTCAAGTATAGGAGATGAGTCGGAAGACCAGGCGTTTGACTGTGTGCTCATGGATCTTGAGATGCCAAGTGAGTTCAAAAGGTTTCGGTAGGGATTTACTTGTCTAATGAACGTGATATATAGTAATGGACGGTCTCACTGCTGTTAAGCATAtcagagaagaagagaatgCTGGAAAACTGAAAAAGAACTTGGTCATCGCCTTGAGTAAGTCCTCGAGATCAATTACTCAACAACTCATTTGCTCATGCTATATGTACCATGTACATCTAGCTGGTAATGCTCGACAAGCGCAAATCGATCTGGCAAAGATGACCGGGATGGACGAAGTGGTCATCAAACCTTATCGATTAGTACGTATTTTTTTATAAACATAAATCATCAGGTACTGACAAAAAATAGGACGATTTACTCCAGAAGATTGACCTGATGATGAAAATTAGAGCcgcagaagaagacgagaTAATTAATCAGGAGGTTGAAGTAGAAGCCAGGGCGAAGGAACAAGCTCGGGAAATTTGAAGAGCAGTGGAAAATGGGATTGGTAAAAACAGAGTCTTATTGTGTCAACCCTATTTATTTCCGTGTTGTAACTACTACGTCCTTACGCACATCACTTACCCATCCCTAAGTGATACAATAATACCTAGAAAGACTGTATAGTATATATGCATTCTATAGATGGCATGAAAATTATAAGACTTCAACCCATCCCAGGTTGATCCATCGTTCTATGAGACTGTACTTCACCAGATGCGTAGTGCCTTTGGCCAAAAGAGCTTGCTCACCGCTGTGCTTGCATGTCAGTATGCAGCCGCTTGGGCAAGGGGAAAACGAACCTTTCTAGGTTGATTTCTCCGCAGTCTTTCCGCACATAAATGAGTACCGGAATTTGCTTGTTCGGTTTTGTTACTTGAAAATAACCTTAGCACCTTCCTCGTTCAGGCATAACAAGCACCTTACCCATCGATGTCCCATCGCCATAAGTCTCGTCCAATCTCCTGAAAGATTCGGGTAGACTATCAAGGACAGAATGCTGGAAATGTGTATGAAGCAGCTCGGTGTATCTACATAAAGGCAAGTATTAGCCTGGACATGACATGGGATTGATTCGATCGTTGTACCTCTGAGCATGTGACAATTCCGCGCCGGACAGCAGGTTGTGCAGCTCCGGTGATAAAGTGATATGATACGAGAACTTTTCAATCTGCTTTCGATCAGATCAGGATTGATCCAGACCAGGTGAAATGACGGACCTTGTGCAATCTTGTTCTCACATATGATCTCACCAGATACTTGACTCGTTCCATTTCTGTCTGCACCAACATGAGTTTGAAatgttcttcttccgagGTTTGCGGATCTGAACGAAGGGCAGACACCATCTTTTGCTACCATTTTATCATCAGTTGTCGTTTTATGCTAAACAGAGCGAAATAGTAACCTGTTGCTCGAGCTTATCCAGAAGTGAGTCCACGAGCTCGCCCTCCCACGGCATAATATCTGCTGTGCCCCTTTCACGAGTCCAAACCAAACCCATCTTTCGTACGTCATCCATGTCCTCAATCTCCAGTTCTTCGTCGATTTTTTCCCAATCCGTAGCGCTACTCTCTCCAAGACCCACTCCAAAGCCAATTTCCACACTTCTACGGCCTGCACCGTCATGAGTTACACCATAGGGGTTCCGAGATGGAGAAAGCGAGCCAAATACATTAGAGGTTGGCGTACCAGGGACTTCGGATTCGTCATCATCCCCAATCCCTAATTCTCGATAGTAGGCCTCTTCATCAAATTCGGAAATTGccctttcttccctccttGATCCGCTTCCACTGGCACCATAAGAACTAGATGAGCTTATCGGCTGTCCCAGAGGAGGGTGAGATAACCCTGGTGGGATTGTTGAACGGAGCCGGTCGGTAAAAGAGGAAGCAGCCGCAGAAGGGGCGCGGTTAGAGGGTGGCTGTGGTGGAGGGGAGTCATCGGTGTCTGAAAAAAAAGACATTGTGAGGAACGAATTGGGTGTTTCCAGGAAAAAGGAGATGAAAGATGGATGGAGATTGCACGCAGACGACGGATAGAAAAACGAAGACGCGTCTGCGTGGCTGAGCGCGTCAATTTCATGTTTATATGACGGCATGCGCGTTTGCGACGAATCCCACCATATAGCTTCGTTCTCGAATAAATCAGACCGAACTCCTTTGGATATACAGATAGATCAAGAAGGATACATTATCACATATCAGTCTGCAAATCTAACTCTAccagctcctcctcccttcctctCAATCTTGACCACTCTCTTACCCACTGCCGCATAGATAACCTTTGTTCCCAAACCTCCAGCTCCGTCCCAtcctttttcctttgcAACATTCCCAAGAGACTCCTTGATCTCATTCATGTCCACTTCCCCAGGTGGTCCGTCCGAATTGGATGAGACGCGAAGGATCGAGAGAAATAAATGTGCAAATAAAATTGTTTCAGAGGTTATAGGCTTCGGTGGAGGTAGGCCGCCGTGggagaatgaagagagggaagaggatgtgcttggagatggtggtggagggAGATTAGATTTAGAAAGATGTATGAGATGCCTCCTATGAATTCAGAGTCGTCAATTAACAGCGTCATTGTACCATGAGAGGATACGCACACTGAAGATATCGTGTCCTTCTCTACAGTCTCACCGCTTTCAAGCCCTTGTCTCATAATGTCTCCTACATTACTCCAGATTTTTTCCTATTTTCTATGAGCTATTATGCCAATGGGTGAAACCCATAGACTTACCACGCCAGTCTTAACAGCTTCGGCATCGGTATCAACCCCGCCCAGCTTGCCGTCTGCGCAAATTTGCGGTGTTTGAGCCAATACATCTATATCGGGAACTGGTTGAAGAAGTCCTTCAACGGGCAAATGAAATTTTTTGGGCGTCGAGGGCGGAGCGGGTAGCTTGGATTCTGCCGCAGCTGTTTTGATGGGGCTCGCAGGTGATGGCGACACCCGAGTCAACCTCATTGTCTCATCAGGGTCTTCACCAGCGGGACTTGGATCAGGCGCAGCTTCCAAAGTCGTTGATGGAGCATCAACGATGGCTGGTGCAGGGGTGTGCGAAGTTTCCCCAGCTTCTTCGTCTGATGCTCTCTTGTCCGACATCGAGGTCCGTAACCCTGCCCCAAGTTTCGAGCTAGACGCAGATGAAGACCCTATCCGTCTACCAAAGATGGTGCCTTCTCCTCTCAAGGTCCCAGGCGCTCGGGGTGTGATCAGCTTCAGCGGACTAAATCTGTCGATTCTCTCTGCCCTTTCCAGCCTTTCAATAGCATGACGTGGCGTGGCATTGACGAGCGAGTTGGTGACGTGCGGCATAGATCGGCCAGGAGTACGAGGTTGAGCAGATTGCGCTTGACACGGTGTAGGCTGAGGTTCGAATTGATATTGAGGTTGGGATGGTGGAGGCGACTGAGGAATGTTCCTGCCCAGTGGAGGCACCATATCTTGTGGGTTCAATAACTGCTCGTCTTGCGATGGTTGAGAAACACGACGTAAAGGTATTATTTTAGCTTCCAGCGCTCGAAGAGCGCATTCTTCTGCCTTAATAGCTTCTTCTGGGGTAAGTTTCACAGGTTCCTGTTGAGGtccttcctttttttctgATTGAGCGGGCGGAGAAGCAGGTGTGTCGACCGGTTTGCTAACCTACCATGATAAGTCAGCTTCCTATTTAATATATAACTTTTACATTAGCATACTTCAGCAATAAGCATCTCAAGCTCTGCCAATCGATCCAAATTCCTATGGTGCTGATCTAACAGATTGATGACATGCGCTCTCGCCCTCGGCATGGGGCGACTACAATTTGATCAGTCCATTTATTCTTTTGAGATGGCATTGCACCTACTAGTCCTCAACAAGTTTCAATGCCGTCCTCAGCATGACTTCCACCTCATCTTTCTCGGCTTCTCCATCACCTCCGCCACGCTTCAACTCTTTCAATGGCGTCACCACCCCGCCTTCCCTCTTTTCGACCCGTTTATTTCCTCCTCCGCCGGCGGCTCCAGGTAAATTACTCTCGCCTACAAACTTGAAGAGTCTCCGTTCAGCGTCTGATGCATCGCGGATGAGTTCAAGAACGTTTCCTTTTCCGAGATGGGAGAGATGGGGAGGGGATAGGTGGAGATAGGCGGTGGTGAATGGGCCTGGGGGAGAAGCGTTGAGGGTTGATAGGTAGGCGATCTGTTCAGAATGATGTGCGAGAGCGTCGAGTGACTCTGTCAATGAGGGCATCTTGTGCAGCCAAATACGGAGGACAAGATGAGATCAGATGGCGAAACGAATGTGTTGTTTATGGAAAGAGCCAAGTCGCGTCGCGTAAACATCAAAAGTGGGCGGCAATTTTAATTTTTCAATTGTAACACGGGTAACACACTGATGCTCGCTGCAGGCTTCATTCGTTCGTCCATTCAACGCTGTGCTACTACTATCTTATATATTCGACAGATTTCGCTTCACTTCTGCTCCTGATCCCTTCACTCTCAATGCAGTGTTGTACTTGCTCCGTACTTTTCGTCCCGCGGCGAGCGACTCAAACAAACCGCTCTACAATCGCGCAAGCTACTTCTTCTCAGACAACTCGGCAACACCAGGCAAAGTCTTGCCCTCCAACAACTCCAAGGAAGCACCACCACCAGTGGAAACGTGGCTCAACTCGTCCTCCTTACCGGCCTGAGCGACAAGAGTAGCAGTGtcaccaccaccaacaaTGACAGTGGAACCGTTCTTGGCGGCCTTGATACAGGCATCAAGAAGGGCGTTGGAGCCACCGGCAAACGCGGGGAACTCAAAGACACCAGCAGGGCCGTTCCAGAGGATGGTCTTGGCCTCAGCAACAGTCTGAGCAAAGAGTTCTCGGGATTTGGGTCCGCAGTCGAGACCCATCCAGTCAGAGGGAATACCAGACTCGTCAGTAGCAGAGCCGGTCTGTTGGCAATGTCAGCAAGATTTCCGTGTACAGGAAATCAGAATTGGGCATACCTTGGCATCCTTGTCGAACTTGTCGGCGGTGACATAGTCAACAGGGAAGACAAGCTTGACGTTGTTCTTCTTGGCCTTCTCAACAAGGTCCTTGACCTGCTTGGAGCCAGCTTCGTCGAACAAAGAAGTACCAATCTGATTTTGATGTGAGTGACAACCACAATGCGCAGCAAAAAAACAAGGGATCAACTGACCTCGACATTGTTAAGGGTCTTCTTGAAAGTGAAAGACATGCCACCGCAGATGATCAAAGTGTTAACCTGGTCGAGCATGTTCTCAATCAACTGAATCTTGTCGGCGACCTTGGCACCACCAAGGATGGCAAGGAAGGGCCTTTCGGGGTTCTCAAGGACCTTAGCAAAGTACTCGAGCTCCTTCTTCATGAGGAAGCCAGCAGCTCGCTTGGGGAGCTGGACACCGACCATGGAGGAGTGGGCTCGGTGGGCGGTACCGAAGCTGATAGTCGCTCAGAACAAAAGTTTGAAGTCATACAAAGGGGATGAAGAACATACGCATCGTTAATGTAGACAGTACCAAGTTCAGTGAGCTGTTGTCGGAATTTCTTGACCGCCTCAGGGTCGGCCTTGACCTTTTCGTCGCCCTTTTTGCCCTTACCCTCCTCCTCGATGTGGAACCGCAAATTCTCCAAAAGGAAAACCTGGCCGTTCTGGCCCTTGAGAACCTCGTTCTTGACCTCGTCACCAACACACTCGGGAAGGAACT comes from Cryptococcus gattii WM276 chromosome G, complete sequence and encodes:
- a CDS encoding Phosphoglycerate kinase, putative (Similar to TIGR gene model, INSD accession AAW44640.1), whose protein sequence is MTSLSALKSLVFRVAIYTIPLIISAYLFLPYPNKCSYRIDTMSLSSKLSITDVDLKGERVLIRVDFNVPMDKEGNITNPARIVAALPTIKYAIDNGAKSVILMSHLGRPDGSPNPKYSLKPVASKLSELLSKDVKFLPECVGDEVKNEVLKGQNGQVFLLENLRFHIEEEGKGKKGDEKVKADPEAVKKFRQQLTELGTVYINDAFGTAHRAHSSMVGVQLPKRAAGFLMKKELEYFAKVLENPERPFLAILGGAKVADKIQLIENMLDQVNTLIICGGMSFTFKKTLNNVEIGTSLFDEAGSKQVKDLVEKAKKNNVKLVFPVDYVTADKFDKDAKTGSATDESGIPSDWMGLDCGPKSRELFAQTVAEAKTILWNGPAGVFEFPAFAGGSNALLDACIKAAKNGSTVIVGGGDTATLVAQAGKEDELSHVSTGGGASLELLEGKTLPGVAELSEKK
- a CDS encoding Hypothetical protein (Similar to SGTC gene model, INSD accession EAL19624.1; CNBG2520) translates to MPSLTESLDALAHHSEQIAYLSTLNASPPGPFTTAYLHLSPPHLSHLGKGNVLELIRDASDAERRLFKFVGESNLPGAAGGGGNKRVEKREGGVVTPLKELKRGGGDGEAEKDEVEVMLRTALKLVEDYRPMPRARAHVINLLDQHHRNLDRLAELEMLIAEVSKPVDTPASPPAQSEKKEGPQQEPVKLTPEEAIKAEECALRALEAKIIPLRRVSQPSQDEQLLNPQDMVPPLGRNIPQSPPPSQPQYQFEPQPTPCQAQSAQPRTPGRSMPHVTNSLVNATPRHAIERLERAERIDRFSPLKLITPRAPGTLRGEGTIFGRRIGSSSASSSKLGAGLRTSMSDKRASDEEAGETSHTPAPAIVDAPSTTLEAAPDPSPAGEDPDETMRLTRVSPSPASPIKTAAAESKLPAPPSTPKKFHLPVEGLLQPVPDIDVLAQTPQICADGKLGGVDTDAEAVKTGVEKIWSNVGDIMRQGLESGETVEKDTISSVRHLIHLSKSNLPPPPSPSTSSSLSSFSHGGLPPPKPITSETILFAHLFLSILRVSSNSDGPPGEVDMNEIKESLGNVAKEKGWDGAGGLGTKVIYAAVGKRVVKIERKGGGAGRVRFAD
- a CDS encoding Hypothetical protein (Similar to SGTC gene model, INSD accession EAL19623.1; CNBG2510), with product MSFFSDTDDSPPPQPPSNRAPSAAASSFTDRLRSTIPPGLSHPPLGQPISSSSSYGASGSGSRREERAISEFDEEAYYRELGIGDDDESEVPGTPTSNVFGSLSPSRNPYGVTHDGAGRRSVEIGFGVGLGESSATDWEKIDEELEIEDMDDVRKMGLVWTRERGTADIMPWEGELVDSLLDKLEQQQKMVSALRSDPQTSEEEHFKLMLVQTEMERVKYLVRSYVRTRLHKIEKFSYHITLSPELHNLLSGAELSHAQRYTELLHTHFQHSVLDSLPESFRRLDETYGDGTSMVTKPNKQIPVLIYVRKDCGEINLESGEQALLAKGTTHLVKYSLIERWINLGWVEVL